The following are from one region of the Eubacterium sp. MSJ-33 genome:
- the der gene encoding ribosome biogenesis GTPase Der, with protein MSRPVVAIVGRPNVGKSTLFNTLAGDRISIVQDTPGVTRDRIYADVTWLNYNFTIVDTGGIEPESNDIILKSMREQAEIAIETADVIMFVTDVRQGLVDADGKVADMLRRSKKPIVLVVNKVDSFEKFMPDVYEFYNLGLGDPQPISAASQLGLGDMLDEVVKHFGENALNEEEDERPRIAIIGKPNVGKSSIINKLLGEDRVIVSNIAGTTRDAIDTTIKRNGTEYVFIDTAGLRRKNKIKEEIERYSIIRTVSAVERCNVAVLVIDATEGITDQDTKIAGIAHERGKGMIIAVNKWDAIEKNDKTMKKFTEDVREKLSYMPYAELLFISAETGQRLPKLFETIDMVIENHSLRVATGVLNEIMAEAVALNQPPSDKGKRLRLYYITQVSVKPPTFVIFVNDKELMHFSYTRYIENKIRDAFGFKGTPLKFIIRERKEK; from the coding sequence ATGAGTAGACCGGTTGTTGCCATTGTCGGCAGACCTAATGTCGGTAAATCTACATTGTTTAACACGCTGGCGGGCGATCGTATTTCAATCGTACAGGATACGCCGGGTGTTACGCGGGATCGGATCTATGCCGATGTGACATGGTTAAATTATAATTTTACGATCGTGGATACAGGCGGTATCGAGCCGGAATCCAACGATATTATATTGAAGAGTATGCGCGAACAGGCGGAGATCGCGATTGAGACCGCAGATGTGATCATGTTTGTCACAGATGTCCGTCAGGGGCTTGTCGATGCGGACGGAAAGGTTGCGGACATGCTGCGACGTTCGAAGAAGCCGATCGTGCTGGTTGTCAATAAGGTGGACAGCTTCGAGAAGTTTATGCCGGATGTATACGAGTTTTACAACCTGGGACTGGGTGATCCACAGCCAATCTCTGCGGCATCCCAGCTTGGACTTGGTGATATGCTGGATGAAGTAGTCAAGCATTTCGGTGAGAATGCATTAAACGAAGAAGAGGATGAGCGCCCACGTATCGCGATTATCGGAAAACCGAATGTTGGTAAATCATCCATTATCAACAAGCTGCTTGGCGAGGATCGTGTAATTGTATCAAATATTGCAGGTACAACGCGTGATGCAATCGACACAACAATCAAGCGAAACGGCACAGAGTATGTCTTTATTGATACGGCAGGACTTCGCAGAAAGAATAAGATTAAGGAAGAAATTGAACGGTACAGCATCATCCGTACGGTGTCAGCGGTGGAGCGATGCAATGTAGCGGTGCTCGTCATTGATGCGACAGAGGGAATTACGGATCAGGATACAAAAATTGCAGGTATTGCTCATGAGCGCGGTAAGGGTATGATTATTGCCGTGAATAAATGGGATGCAATCGAGAAGAACGACAAGACGATGAAGAAGTTCACGGAGGATGTTCGTGAGAAACTTTCCTATATGCCGTATGCAGAGTTACTGTTTATTTCTGCAGAGACCGGACAGCGTCTGCCGAAGCTTTTTGAGACGATCGATATGGTTATTGAGAATCATTCACTTCGTGTGGCAACGGGTGTATTAAATGAAATCATGGCAGAGGCAGTTGCTTTGAATCAGCCACCTTCCGATAAGGGAAAACGGTTGAGGCTTTACTATATTACACAGGTTTCTGTGAAGCCGCCGACGTTTGTTATCTTTGTGAACGATAAAGAATTGATGCATTTTTCTTATACGAGATACATTGAGAATAAAATACGTGACGCATTTGGCTTTAAGGGAACGCCGTTAAAGTTTATTATACGGGAGAGGAAAGAAAAATAA
- a CDS encoding NAD(P)H-dependent glycerol-3-phosphate dehydrogenase, which translates to MKIGILGAGSWGTALTVLLSDNGHDVTVWSVDAKEIEMLDSKREHLTKLPGVKLPDSVHFTTDEKEVCKDAELLVMVVPSPFVRSTAKRIAPYITGAQTIVNVSKGIEEETLMTLTEVIHDEIPNCKVGVLSGPSHAEEVGKRMPTTVVAGAEKEETALMIQDAFMNDYFRVYASPDVIGIELGGSLKNVIALAAGVGDGLGCGDNAKAAIITRGIAEIIRLGTAMGGQLETFAGLSGIGDLIVTCESKHSRNRKAGYLMGQGKTYKEAMDEVQMVVEGVYSAKAAYKLSQKYGVEMPIVSVVNRVLFEDLSAAEGMKMLLTRNRTSESTRLAWNK; encoded by the coding sequence ATGAAGATTGGTATATTAGGTGCCGGAAGCTGGGGGACAGCGTTGACGGTATTATTATCAGACAATGGACATGATGTTACGGTCTGGTCTGTGGATGCAAAGGAAATTGAGATGTTAGATTCGAAGCGGGAGCATCTGACAAAACTTCCGGGCGTCAAACTTCCGGATTCCGTTCATTTTACAACAGATGAAAAAGAGGTATGTAAGGATGCAGAACTTCTTGTTATGGTAGTTCCATCGCCGTTTGTCAGAAGCACGGCGAAGCGGATTGCACCATACATAACAGGTGCACAGACGATTGTCAATGTGTCAAAGGGTATTGAGGAAGAGACACTTATGACATTGACGGAAGTAATCCATGATGAGATTCCAAACTGCAAGGTTGGTGTTTTATCCGGACCAAGCCACGCAGAGGAGGTCGGAAAACGTATGCCGACGACTGTGGTTGCTGGTGCAGAGAAGGAAGAAACAGCACTGATGATTCAGGATGCATTCATGAACGATTATTTCCGTGTGTATGCAAGCCCGGATGTGATTGGAATCGAGCTTGGTGGTTCTCTGAAAAATGTCATTGCACTCGCGGCAGGTGTTGGTGATGGACTTGGTTGTGGTGATAACGCAAAGGCGGCGATCATCACACGTGGTATTGCGGAGATTATCCGTCTTGGAACAGCGATGGGAGGACAACTTGAGACATTTGCGGGACTTTCCGGAATCGGAGATCTAATCGTAACCTGCGAGTCCAAACATAGCCGGAACCGGAAGGCAGGATATCTGATGGGACAGGGAAAGACCTATAAGGAAGCAATGGACGAAGTGCAGATGGTTGTGGAAGGTGTATATTCTGCGAAAGCTGCTTATAAGCTCAGTCAGAAATACGGCGTGGAAATGCCAATTGTGTCTGTTGTGAATCGGGTGTTGTTTGAGGATCTGAGCGCGGCGGAGGGAATGAAGATGCTGCTTACGAGAAATCGTACATCTGAATCCACACGGCTTGCGTGGAATAAATAA
- a CDS encoding segregation and condensation protein A, whose amino-acid sequence MDEKLEFKINQFEGPLDLLLHLIDKNKFNIFDIPIVEITEQYLDYVNRMQEENLDVMSEFLVMAATLISIKAKMLLPREEKEEEEEEDPRAELVRRLLEYKMYKYASLELKDMNLDAGKNYYKPATIPKEVLEYKEEIDPADVIGDVTLAKLNEIFSQVMKRTVDRVDPVRSKFGTIEKDEVRIEDKMEDIRASIRGLKGINFKTLLEIQATKINIIVTFMAILELMKVGDITIRQDELFGDIIIDSLEA is encoded by the coding sequence ATGGACGAAAAATTAGAATTTAAAATCAATCAGTTCGAGGGGCCGTTAGACCTTCTTCTGCATTTGATTGATAAGAATAAATTTAATATATTTGATATTCCAATCGTTGAGATTACCGAGCAGTATCTGGACTATGTGAATCGGATGCAGGAGGAAAATCTGGACGTGATGAGTGAGTTTCTCGTGATGGCAGCGACATTGATTTCGATTAAGGCGAAGATGCTGCTGCCACGCGAGGAAAAGGAAGAGGAAGAAGAGGAGGATCCGCGTGCTGAGCTTGTGCGCCGTCTGTTGGAATATAAGATGTACAAATATGCTTCGCTGGAGTTAAAGGATATGAATCTGGATGCTGGAAAAAATTACTACAAACCGGCAACTATTCCGAAAGAGGTGTTAGAGTACAAAGAGGAAATTGATCCTGCAGATGTAATTGGTGATGTTACACTGGCGAAACTCAATGAGATTTTCTCGCAGGTGATGAAGCGTACGGTTGATCGTGTAGATCCTGTGAGAAGTAAATTTGGAACAATCGAGAAGGATGAAGTCCGGATTGAAGATAAGATGGAAGATATCCGGGCAAGTATTCGTGGGTTGAAGGGAATTAATTTTAAGACTTTGTTAGAAATACAGGCAACGAAAATCAATATTATTGTGACATTTATGGCAATTTTAGAGTTGATGAAGGTGGGAGATATAACAATCCGGCAGGATGAGCTGTTTGGTGATATCATTATTGATTCTCTGGAAGCGTAG
- a CDS encoding YraN family protein, translated as MEKQSYNKRQVGTEKETLAAEYLKKKGYFIIEKNYRVRQGEIDLVARDGVCIVFVEVKYRVDGRSGDALEAVTGTKIRQISRTALYYLSQKKISIDNTPIRFDVIGINGDTITHIENAFDFVMTR; from the coding sequence ATGGAGAAACAATCGTATAATAAAAGGCAGGTTGGCACGGAAAAGGAGACACTTGCTGCGGAATATCTGAAAAAGAAAGGGTATTTTATCATTGAGAAAAACTATCGGGTACGGCAGGGAGAAATTGATCTGGTTGCGCGGGATGGCGTGTGTATCGTGTTCGTTGAGGTAAAATACCGGGTAGATGGCAGAAGCGGTGATGCATTAGAGGCAGTCACAGGAACGAAGATACGGCAGATATCAAGGACAGCACTTTATTATCTGAGCCAGAAAAAAATCAGTATCGACAACACACCAATCCGTTTTGATGTAATCGGAATCAACGGGGATACGATCACACATATTGAGAATGCGTTTGACTTTGTGATGACAAGGTAA
- the plsY gene encoding glycerol-3-phosphate 1-O-acyltransferase PlsY: MILARVICLAAGYAFGLLQTSYIYGRMKGIDIREHGSGNAGTTNALRVLGKKAGLIVFIGDLFKAIIISAIVHIVIGHLYPNEVYLYLAYAGLGTVLGHNFPCYLHFKGGKGIATTAGIIVGFLDPVIIISCLIAFIVIVAITRYVSLGSITIVTMFCIEYAIFAFHGKYSFDLANAASYHAMVESVIVVAVICGMAIVRHHANIVRLLHHEENKLGAKKTA; the protein is encoded by the coding sequence ATGATATTAGCGAGAGTGATCTGTCTGGCGGCAGGCTATGCATTTGGACTGCTTCAGACATCCTATATCTATGGAAGAATGAAAGGCATTGATATCAGAGAGCATGGAAGTGGTAACGCCGGAACAACAAATGCCCTCCGGGTACTCGGAAAGAAAGCCGGACTGATTGTATTTATCGGTGATCTGTTCAAGGCAATCATTATCAGTGCGATTGTCCATATTGTGATTGGACATCTGTATCCAAACGAGGTGTATTTGTATCTTGCATATGCCGGACTTGGTACCGTGCTTGGACATAATTTTCCTTGTTATCTGCATTTCAAGGGAGGAAAGGGTATCGCAACGACAGCGGGTATTATCGTTGGTTTTTTAGATCCTGTAATCATTATCAGTTGTCTGATTGCGTTTATTGTGATTGTGGCAATCACCAGATATGTTTCCCTTGGTTCAATTACGATTGTGACGATGTTCTGTATCGAGTATGCGATTTTCGCATTCCATGGAAAATACAGCTTTGATCTGGCAAATGCAGCATCGTATCATGCGATGGTGGAGAGTGTGATTGTGGTAGCCGTGATATGCGGAATGGCAATCGTGCGGCATCATGCAAATATTGTACGGTTACTGCATCATGAGGAAAATAAATTAGGCGCAAAGAAAACAGCGTAG
- a CDS encoding DUF512 domain-containing protein — protein MKRHKITKIDEGGIAEELGIEEGDFLLAINDKEIEDIFDYDFIVNDEYLEVLIEKADGEEWLLEVEKDYDEDLGMEFGESLMDEYRSCFNKCVFCFIDQNPPGMRETIYFKDDDTRLSFLQGNYVTLTNMKEKDIQRIIDYKLAPINISVHTTNPELRCQMLHNRFAGKVMDYIQMLYDADIPMNAQVVLCKGLNDGDELRRTIEDLLAYAPTIESLSVVPVGLSKYRDGLCKLESFTKEDAREVISIIEGFQQQAMEKFGQHFVHASDEWYITAGYDMPGEDRYDGYIQLENGVGMTRLFLTEAQDAVDIYLEDHGGKTWDGKRKVSTVTGLIAYDYVCQAAQIYKQAAPGLDLQVFPIRNEFFGEKITVTGLLTGQDIVKQLQGRELGEALFLPSQVVKADEPIFLDDMTVEELQSALQVPVIIVQSSGVGLFNRMIEMENEHE, from the coding sequence ATGAAACGACATAAAATAACGAAGATTGATGAGGGAGGAATTGCAGAGGAACTCGGAATCGAGGAAGGCGATTTTCTGCTTGCTATCAATGACAAAGAAATTGAAGATATATTTGACTACGACTTTATCGTGAATGATGAATACCTTGAAGTGCTGATTGAGAAGGCAGACGGCGAGGAATGGCTGTTAGAGGTTGAGAAGGACTACGATGAGGATCTTGGCATGGAGTTCGGCGAGTCACTGATGGACGAATATAGAAGCTGCTTTAATAAGTGTGTATTCTGTTTTATCGACCAGAATCCGCCGGGTATGCGGGAGACAATTTATTTCAAGGATGACGATACGAGACTGTCCTTCCTGCAGGGTAATTACGTGACACTCACGAACATGAAGGAGAAGGATATACAACGGATTATTGACTATAAACTGGCACCTATCAACATTTCTGTGCATACAACGAATCCGGAACTCCGGTGTCAGATGCTGCATAATCGGTTTGCCGGAAAGGTCATGGACTATATTCAGATGCTCTATGATGCAGATATTCCGATGAATGCGCAGGTTGTGCTCTGTAAGGGCTTAAATGATGGTGATGAACTGCGCCGGACAATCGAGGATTTGCTTGCCTATGCGCCGACAATCGAGAGTCTGTCGGTTGTTCCGGTTGGACTGTCTAAGTACCGGGATGGACTCTGTAAGCTGGAGAGTTTCACGAAAGAGGACGCCAGAGAGGTAATCTCCATTATTGAGGGTTTCCAGCAGCAGGCAATGGAAAAGTTCGGACAACATTTCGTGCATGCGAGTGATGAATGGTATATTACTGCAGGTTATGATATGCCGGGAGAAGACCGCTACGATGGCTATATTCAGTTGGAAAATGGCGTTGGCATGACACGGCTTTTCCTGACAGAGGCGCAGGATGCGGTTGACATCTATCTTGAAGACCATGGCGGAAAGACGTGGGATGGTAAGCGGAAAGTTTCAACGGTAACCGGATTGATCGCCTATGATTATGTCTGTCAGGCGGCACAGATATACAAGCAGGCAGCACCGGGGCTTGATCTGCAGGTATTTCCAATCCGGAATGAATTTTTTGGCGAGAAGATTACTGTAACCGGACTTTTGACCGGACAGGATATCGTGAAACAGTTACAGGGCAGAGAACTTGGAGAGGCATTATTTCTTCCAAGTCAGGTCGTAAAGGCGGATGAGCCAATCTTTCTCGATGATATGACAGTCGAGGAATTGCAAAGTGCTTTACAAGTACCGGTGATTATTGTACAATCAAGCGGTGTGGGATTATTTAACAGAATGATAGAAATGGAGAACGAACATGAGTAG
- a CDS encoding EscU/YscU/HrcU family type III secretion system export apparatus switch protein — protein sequence MAQNFNVDTKKKEEKKKAVALVYEPGNEAPQVVASGKGVIAERIIDTAKKSDVPLYKDTDLTNTLLNLDIGECIPPELYGVVAEILVYVDRMDKLRAKLGK from the coding sequence ATGGCACAGAATTTCAATGTGGATACAAAGAAAAAAGAAGAGAAGAAAAAGGCAGTTGCCTTAGTCTATGAGCCGGGGAACGAGGCGCCGCAGGTTGTTGCATCCGGAAAAGGCGTGATTGCGGAGCGTATCATAGATACGGCGAAGAAGAGTGACGTGCCGCTTTATAAGGATACGGATCTTACGAATACACTGTTGAATCTTGACATCGGGGAATGTATCCCGCCGGAACTTTACGGTGTTGTTGCGGAGATCTTAGTGTATGTTGACCGGATGGATAAACTGCGCGCAAAGCTTGGAAAATAG
- the fliK gene encoding flagellar hook-length control protein FliK: protein MNIDSGNLQFNRYQTGNVTGTRPETVVNNDTQVASGNVALAQAEQGQTFTGQIVDVNGSQVTIQMEGNLMLQARMSETVNLNMGDTIAFLVKENSGNTVMIQPLASDLQAMKNQTIFDLLEKNQLSPSDKNYQIAETLLNENMPVDRASMQKVLQQAYKYPDASIQTLVSMNKMQLPVTEQTIAGFEQYQTNQHAMMQALSGMTEEITAYMSEPDGMREMLQVLSDAQDLPVLNADAMLQELEQTTGDFLFVQGRINAGMELQATDMTDNSQVLSAEQLSAFAEKFGMTEEQLTDFTKQLQDMHFDAQTIRTLYTQSDTTMQLVNHLQALVAGASDKSMIDAETMKDFFMSDGMKDLLETAVKEKFTLNPEKMQNPQEVSDLYKGIYEKMDRLMQQMSGHTGSSGEHLSESAKGMQERIDFLQNLSNLFPYAQIPVRMEGRDGNADLFVYMNKKRMQEKKEDVSALLHLDMEYLGPTDVHVSLRGTMVHTKFYVEDEESAKIIDAHMTQLEQAIAENGYSLTNEVIMREPTLHPETEKNAVVKEMFGDDIEKRVKRYSFDVRT from the coding sequence ATGAATATAGATAGTGGAAATCTTCAATTTAATCGTTACCAGACCGGAAATGTAACAGGTACCAGACCGGAAACTGTGGTGAATAATGACACGCAGGTGGCATCCGGTAACGTGGCATTGGCCCAGGCAGAACAGGGACAGACCTTTACCGGGCAGATCGTTGATGTGAATGGCTCGCAGGTGACGATCCAGATGGAAGGAAATCTGATGCTGCAGGCTCGGATGTCGGAGACGGTAAATCTGAACATGGGTGATACGATTGCTTTCCTTGTGAAGGAAAATTCAGGGAACACCGTTATGATACAACCTCTCGCATCGGATCTGCAGGCAATGAAGAATCAGACAATCTTTGATTTATTAGAAAAAAACCAGCTATCTCCATCCGATAAGAATTATCAGATTGCTGAGACACTATTAAATGAAAATATGCCGGTTGATCGTGCCAGTATGCAGAAGGTATTACAACAGGCGTATAAATATCCGGATGCATCGATACAGACGTTGGTATCTATGAACAAGATGCAGCTTCCTGTGACAGAGCAGACAATAGCAGGATTTGAACAGTATCAGACAAACCAGCATGCGATGATGCAGGCGTTGTCCGGGATGACAGAAGAAATCACCGCGTATATGTCCGAGCCGGACGGTATGCGGGAGATGCTGCAGGTGTTATCAGATGCACAGGATCTTCCGGTGTTAAATGCAGATGCGATGTTACAGGAATTAGAGCAGACGACAGGTGATTTCCTGTTTGTGCAGGGACGGATAAATGCGGGTATGGAACTGCAAGCTACGGATATGACAGATAATTCGCAGGTGTTGTCTGCGGAGCAGCTTTCTGCATTTGCGGAGAAGTTCGGGATGACAGAGGAACAGCTTACGGATTTTACGAAGCAGTTACAGGATATGCATTTCGATGCACAGACGATACGGACACTGTATACGCAGTCAGATACAACGATGCAGCTTGTAAACCATCTGCAGGCGCTTGTCGCAGGTGCCTCCGATAAATCAATGATTGATGCTGAGACAATGAAAGATTTTTTCATGTCGGATGGTATGAAGGATCTGTTAGAAACAGCCGTGAAGGAAAAGTTCACGCTGAACCCGGAGAAGATGCAGAATCCACAGGAGGTTTCTGATCTGTATAAGGGAATCTATGAGAAGATGGACCGTCTGATGCAGCAGATGAGTGGGCATACAGGCTCATCCGGAGAACACTTGTCCGAATCTGCGAAGGGCATGCAGGAGCGGATTGATTTCCTGCAGAACTTAAGTAATCTGTTCCCGTATGCGCAGATTCCGGTGCGGATGGAGGGCAGAGATGGAAATGCAGATCTGTTCGTCTATATGAACAAAAAAAGGATGCAGGAGAAAAAGGAAGATGTTAGTGCCCTGCTGCATCTGGATATGGAATATTTGGGACCGACAGATGTACATGTGTCTCTGCGCGGGACGATGGTGCACACGAAGTTTTATGTGGAAGACGAAGAAAGTGCGAAGATTATCGATGCACATATGACACAGCTTGAACAGGCAATCGCGGAGAATGGATATTCTCTTACGAATGAAGTAATCATGCGGGAGCCAACGTTGCATCCGGAGACAGAGAAAAATGCCGTGGTAAAAGAAATGTTTGGCGACGATATAGAGAAGCGTGTGAAGCGGTACTCATTCGATGTGCGGACGTAA
- the pgeF gene encoding peptidoglycan editing factor PgeF has translation MKPVQFNLKLNPEALVERAEENLKFLRKRTTYFENAEIEGVPVPVPVLRYKIFDAYPEIVVGFSTRLGGVSKGYLGSMNLSFTRGDEESSVMENHRRFAQACGYDYTKLVFSDQVHKTNLRIVTKEDCGKGIMRERDFAKIDGLITQEAGIPLMTFYADCVPLFLYDPVQRVIASAHSGWRGTVGRIGMVVVRKMQELYGSKPEDIICAIGPSICKACYEVSKDVADACGVYTEEQRKILLEDKGNGKYQLDLHQACYYNFTDAGVLPEHIAMPDICTCCNPELLFSHRASGGKRGNLGGVIMLCDRR, from the coding sequence ATGAAACCAGTACAGTTTAATCTGAAATTAAATCCGGAAGCACTTGTGGAGCGGGCAGAAGAGAATCTGAAATTCTTACGGAAACGCACAACGTACTTTGAGAATGCGGAGATAGAAGGAGTGCCGGTGCCGGTTCCGGTACTTCGGTATAAAATATTTGATGCATATCCGGAGATTGTTGTCGGGTTTTCTACACGGCTTGGAGGTGTGAGTAAGGGGTATCTCGGAAGCATGAACCTAAGCTTCACCCGAGGCGATGAAGAATCATCAGTGATGGAGAATCACAGACGGTTTGCACAGGCATGTGGTTATGATTATACGAAGCTCGTGTTTTCAGATCAGGTGCATAAAACAAATCTGCGGATCGTGACGAAAGAAGACTGTGGAAAGGGTATCATGCGGGAACGTGATTTTGCTAAAATCGATGGTCTTATCACGCAGGAGGCAGGAATTCCGCTTATGACGTTCTATGCGGACTGTGTTCCGTTATTCTTATACGATCCGGTGCAGCGTGTGATTGCGTCAGCGCATTCCGGCTGGCGCGGTACGGTTGGACGTATCGGTATGGTTGTTGTCCGTAAGATGCAGGAACTCTATGGTTCTAAGCCGGAGGATATCATCTGTGCGATCGGTCCATCGATCTGCAAAGCATGCTACGAGGTAAGCAAAGATGTGGCAGATGCATGCGGGGTATATACAGAGGAACAACGGAAGATACTGTTAGAAGACAAAGGAAATGGCAAATACCAGCTTGATTTACATCAGGCGTGCTATTATAATTTTACGGATGCGGGTGTACTGCCGGAGCATATAGCGATGCCGGATATCTGTACCTGCTGCAATCCGGAATTGTTATTCTCCCATCGGGCATCCGGTGGTAAGCGCGGTAATCTGGGAGGCGTGATTATGCTGTGTGATAGAAGATAA
- the spoIVA gene encoding stage IV sporulation protein A, whose protein sequence is MNIYKDIETRTNGEIYIGVVGPVRTGKSTFIKRFMELMVLPAITDENNRKRAMDELPQSAAGKTVMTTEPKFIPKEAVEVFFEDGVHFKCRMIDCVGYMVQGAEGHEEDGKERLVKTPWFDYDIPFTKAAEIGTKKVIYDHSTVGIVVTCDDTISELNRSAYIQPETQTMNELKSLGKPFIVVLNSRKPASMETVELARQMEEEYGVSVLPINCDQLRKTDVVHIFEALLLDFPVTCVKFDIPKWVEALDMKDEIKQKVVEKTNQIFSQMYLMKDATNYVFDNDEYLQSIEMQALNLADGSVEIRLVLKPEYYYAMLSEIMGEPIRNEYDFMKAIKTLSATKSQCAKVSTALMQSFKTGYGSVTPDAADIRLGEPEIIKSGNKFGVKLTAQAPSIHLIKANITTEIAPIVGSEEQAKDLIAYIHQDGDKRDGIWDVNIFGKTVRQLVEDGLSAKVNKITQESQQKLQDTMEKIVNDSNGGMVCIII, encoded by the coding sequence ATGAACATTTATAAGGATATAGAAACACGAACCAATGGCGAGATCTATATCGGGGTGGTTGGACCGGTGCGGACAGGAAAATCAACCTTTATTAAGCGGTTTATGGAATTGATGGTACTTCCGGCGATTACGGATGAGAACAACCGGAAGCGTGCTATGGATGAGCTGCCTCAGTCGGCAGCCGGAAAAACTGTTATGACGACAGAACCCAAATTTATCCCCAAAGAAGCGGTAGAGGTGTTTTTTGAGGATGGTGTTCACTTTAAATGCCGCATGATTGATTGTGTCGGATATATGGTACAGGGGGCGGAAGGTCATGAGGAGGATGGAAAGGAACGTCTGGTGAAAACACCATGGTTTGACTATGATATTCCATTTACAAAGGCGGCGGAAATCGGTACAAAGAAGGTTATTTACGATCATTCAACAGTTGGAATCGTGGTTACCTGTGATGATACGATTTCAGAACTGAATCGAAGTGCGTACATACAACCGGAAACACAGACCATGAATGAACTCAAGTCGCTGGGAAAACCATTTATCGTTGTTTTAAACAGTCGAAAACCGGCAAGTATGGAGACGGTGGAGCTTGCCAGACAGATGGAAGAGGAATATGGTGTTTCTGTGCTTCCAATCAATTGTGACCAGCTCAGGAAGACAGATGTGGTACATATTTTTGAAGCACTTTTGTTGGATTTTCCTGTTACATGTGTGAAATTTGACATTCCAAAATGGGTGGAAGCACTTGATATGAAGGATGAGATCAAACAGAAGGTAGTTGAAAAGACAAATCAGATATTCAGTCAGATGTATCTGATGAAGGATGCGACAAATTATGTGTTTGATAATGATGAGTATCTGCAATCTATTGAGATGCAGGCACTTAATCTGGCAGATGGCTCTGTCGAGATCCGCCTTGTCTTAAAGCCGGAATATTATTATGCGATGCTTTCAGAAATCATGGGAGAACCGATACGGAATGAATATGATTTCATGAAAGCGATTAAGACGTTGTCAGCGACAAAATCCCAATGTGCAAAGGTGAGTACCGCCCTGATGCAGTCATTTAAAACCGGATATGGTTCCGTAACACCGGATGCGGCAGATATTCGTTTGGGCGAACCGGAGATTATTAAGTCTGGAAATAAGTTTGGTGTGAAGCTTACGGCACAGGCACCATCTATTCATCTAATCAAGGCAAATATCACGACAGAGATTGCACCGATTGTTGGTTCGGAAGAACAGGCAAAGGATCTGATTGCTTACATTCATCAGGATGGAGACAAACGGGATGGTATCTGGGATGTCAACATATTTGGGAAGACTGTACGGCAGCTTGTGGAAGATGGATTGTCTGCAAAGGTGAATAAGATTACACAGGAAAGTCAGCAGAAATTACAGGATACAATGGAGAAAATCGTCAATGATTCCAATGGTGGAATGGTTTGCATTATTATCTAA